One part of the Olleya sp. YS genome encodes these proteins:
- a CDS encoding nucleotidyltransferase domain-containing protein: MKTKILEKLSEIEKENNIEILFAVESGSRAWGFESPDSDYDIRFVYKHKKDWYLNLWEQKDTIEFMTEDDLDGSGWEFKKALKLLAKSNASFLGWLFSPIVYRADDSFLKDIKTIANNNFNPVAGFYHYHSMSKGFEETLNTDEMTLKSFFYAIRTALCANWIYKNGTIPPVLFTRLYPIINEKYHAILNDLIHLKSKHIEKSTEPVNDSLIKLVRDIVAENNSIRNDLINKKPNPEEFNAFFLKIVE, translated from the coding sequence ATGAAAACAAAAATACTAGAAAAACTTTCTGAAATAGAGAAAGAAAACAATATAGAAATACTATTTGCGGTAGAATCTGGGAGTAGAGCTTGGGGTTTTGAGTCACCAGATTCAGATTACGATATTAGATTTGTTTACAAACATAAAAAAGATTGGTATTTAAATCTTTGGGAACAAAAAGACACTATCGAGTTTATGACTGAAGACGATTTAGATGGTTCTGGTTGGGAATTCAAAAAAGCACTAAAACTGTTAGCTAAATCTAATGCTTCATTTTTAGGTTGGTTATTTTCTCCTATAGTTTATAGAGCTGATGATAGTTTTTTAAAAGACATAAAAACTATTGCAAATAACAACTTTAATCCAGTTGCTGGTTTTTATCATTATCATAGTATGAGTAAAGGTTTTGAAGAAACTTTAAATACGGATGAAATGACTCTTAAAAGTTTTTTCTATGCTATTAGAACAGCTTTATGTGCTAATTGGATTTATAAAAACGGAACAATTCCTCCAGTATTATTTACAAGGTTATATCCAATAATTAATGAGAAATACCACGCAATTTTAAATGATTTAATCCATTTAAAAAGCAAACATATCGAAAAAAGTACTGAGCCAGTAAACGACTCTTTAATCAAGTTGGTAAGAGATATTGTTGCAGAAAATAACAGTATAAGAAACGATCTAATAAACAAAAAACCTAATCCTGAAGAATTCAATGCATTCTTCTTAAAAATAGTAGAATGA
- a CDS encoding 3-oxoacyl-ACP synthase: MNIKENLYNQCVAFTKMRLDTINKTITELQNALTSETKSSAGDKHETGRAMVQLEREKAGQQLAQVQKVNQLLDQIDVSKTSKTISLGSIILTSKSNYFIAISASELTVNNQKFYAISVNTPIAQLLLGKIVGDEITFRDQKFKITDVI, encoded by the coding sequence ATGAATATTAAAGAAAACTTATATAACCAATGCGTTGCGTTTACAAAAATGCGTCTAGATACCATAAATAAAACGATAACCGAGTTACAAAACGCTTTAACTTCCGAAACCAAAAGTAGCGCAGGAGATAAGCACGAAACTGGTCGCGCAATGGTACAATTAGAGCGCGAAAAAGCAGGTCAGCAATTAGCGCAAGTTCAGAAAGTAAATCAACTATTGGATCAAATAGATGTATCTAAAACCTCAAAAACTATAAGTTTAGGAAGTATTATTTTAACCTCTAAATCAAACTATTTTATTGCAATTAGTGCTAGCGAATTAACTGTTAACAATCAAAAATTCTACGCCATTTCTGTAAACACACCAATTGCACAATTACTTTTAGGTAAAATTGTTGGAGATGAGATTACGTTTAGAGATCAAAAATTTAAGATAACAGACGTTATCTAA
- a CDS encoding type III polyketide synthase — protein MSVKITAVAKQLPKYTRETKDIIPFLELWMTGQEERFQRKVIKLFENAGVDRRYSIMDAEEVFNKTSFEEKNDIYSREVVKLAEQSLIKALDKASLKPTDIDYIITVSCTGIMIPSMDAYLINNLKMKQDIVRLPVTEMGCAAGVSGIIYAKNFLKANPNKRAAVIAVESPTATFQLDDYSMVNIVSAAIFGDGAASVILSSYEDEEGPKIIDEAMYHFYDAETMMGFKLVNTGLQMILDKAVPETISEHFPMIVHPFLERNNISIEDVDHLIFHPGGKKIVQTVEDLFGSLGKNINDTKETLRLYGNMSSATVLYVLERFMDKQLPKGDRGLMLSFGPGFSAQRILLEW, from the coding sequence ATGAGTGTAAAAATAACAGCAGTAGCCAAACAACTACCAAAATATACCAGAGAAACTAAAGATATTATTCCGTTCTTAGAGCTTTGGATGACTGGTCAAGAGGAACGTTTCCAGCGAAAAGTGATTAAGCTTTTTGAAAATGCAGGAGTCGATAGACGTTATTCTATTATGGATGCTGAAGAAGTATTTAATAAGACTTCTTTTGAAGAAAAAAACGATATTTATTCGCGCGAAGTCGTCAAATTAGCAGAACAATCTTTGATAAAAGCATTAGATAAAGCCAGCTTAAAACCAACAGATATAGATTACATTATAACGGTAAGTTGCACAGGCATTATGATTCCGTCAATGGATGCTTATTTGATAAACAATCTAAAAATGAAACAGGATATCGTAAGACTTCCTGTTACCGAAATGGGTTGCGCAGCAGGAGTTTCAGGCATTATTTATGCGAAGAATTTTTTAAAAGCAAACCCAAACAAACGAGCAGCAGTTATTGCGGTTGAGTCTCCAACCGCAACCTTTCAATTAGATGATTATTCAATGGTAAATATTGTAAGTGCTGCTATTTTTGGTGATGGAGCAGCAAGTGTGATTTTATCGTCTTATGAAGATGAAGAAGGACCAAAAATAATTGATGAAGCTATGTATCATTTTTATGATGCTGAAACGATGATGGGTTTTAAATTGGTGAATACAGGTTTGCAAATGATTTTAGACAAGGCAGTTCCAGAAACTATTTCAGAACATTTTCCTATGATTGTACACCCTTTTTTAGAACGAAATAATATTTCTATTGAAGACGTCGACCATCTTATTTTTCATCCAGGAGGAAAAAAAATAGTACAAACTGTTGAAGACTTATTTGGTTCATTGGGTAAGAATATTAATGATACAAAAGAAACATTAAGACTGTATGGAAACATGAGTAGCGCAACTGTATTGTATGTTTTAGAACGCTTTATGGATAAGCAATTACCAAAAGGAGACAGAGGTTTGATGCTAAGTTTTGGTCCAGGATTTTCAGCGCAACGTATACTTTTAGAATGGTGA
- a CDS encoding beta-ketoacyl-[acyl-carrier-protein] synthase family protein encodes MKNRVVVTGLGVVSPNGVGIEAFTKAIKKGESGITFHQQLEDLNFSCCIGGIPQISEEKKLEYLTPLQLRGFNSSGILYGCIAGMDAWKDAGFTIDNNSDLDFDSGTVFGTGTSGVEKFREAIYKLDDKQVKRLGSTVVVQTMASGISAFLGGILGLGNQVTTNSSACTTGTEAILMGYERIKKGQVKRMLVGSCSDDGPYIWGGFDAMRVMTYKHNQSPKDGSRPMSATASGFVPGAGAGALVLESLESALERNANIYAEVLGGNINSGGQRNGGTMTAPNAEAVQRCIKDAIKNSGISAEEIDTINGHLTATSKDSLEIENWTKALDRYGNNFPYINSLKSMVGHCLAAAGSIESVATVLQLKEQFVFPNINCDDVHPEISALISEERIVKQALKTEINIAAKASFGFGDVNGCVTFKKY; translated from the coding sequence ATGAAAAACAGGGTTGTCGTAACAGGTTTAGGAGTTGTATCACCAAATGGTGTTGGAATCGAAGCGTTCACCAAAGCCATAAAAAAAGGCGAATCCGGAATTACGTTTCACCAGCAATTAGAAGACTTAAATTTCTCGTGTTGTATAGGTGGTATTCCTCAAATTTCTGAAGAAAAAAAACTAGAGTATCTCACACCTTTGCAATTGAGAGGCTTTAATAGTTCAGGCATTTTATACGGTTGCATTGCTGGTATGGATGCCTGGAAAGATGCAGGATTCACAATAGACAACAACAGCGATTTAGACTTTGACAGCGGAACTGTTTTTGGAACAGGAACCTCTGGAGTAGAAAAATTTAGAGAAGCTATTTATAAGTTAGATGACAAACAAGTCAAACGGTTAGGAAGCACAGTTGTGGTACAAACTATGGCTAGTGGTATTAGTGCGTTTTTAGGTGGAATACTAGGTTTAGGTAATCAAGTCACTACAAATTCGTCAGCATGCACAACTGGAACCGAAGCGATTTTAATGGGTTACGAACGTATAAAAAAAGGACAAGTAAAACGTATGTTGGTTGGTAGTTGCAGTGACGATGGACCTTATATTTGGGGTGGATTTGATGCGATGCGAGTGATGACTTACAAGCACAACCAATCACCAAAAGACGGTTCAAGACCAATGAGTGCAACAGCATCTGGATTTGTACCTGGAGCTGGAGCAGGTGCTTTAGTTTTAGAGTCTTTAGAAAGCGCTTTAGAAAGAAACGCAAACATTTATGCTGAGGTTTTAGGCGGAAATATTAATTCTGGCGGACAACGCAATGGAGGTACAATGACTGCTCCAAACGCAGAAGCTGTCCAACGCTGTATTAAAGATGCGATTAAAAATTCTGGGATTTCTGCTGAAGAGATCGATACTATAAACGGACATTTAACAGCAACCTCTAAGGATAGTCTCGAGATTGAAAATTGGACAAAAGCATTAGATAGATACGGAAATAATTTTCCGTATATCAATTCTTTAAAATCTATGGTTGGTCATTGCTTAGCAGCTGCTGGAAGTATAGAGAGTGTCGCAACTGTATTGCAGTTAAAAGAGCAGTTTGTGTTTCCTAATATAAATTGTGATGATGTACATCCAGAGATTTCAGCATTAATTTCCGAAGAAAGAATAGTAAAACAAGCTTTAAAAACTGAAATAAATATTGCTGCAAAAGCAAGCTTTGGTTTTGGTGATGTTAACGGTTGTGTTACCTTTAAGAAGTATTAA
- a CDS encoding NAD(P)/FAD-dependent oxidoreductase gives MNTNPSSFDVIIIGGGLAGLSSAIHLSKSKLRVLVIEKNEYPKHKVCGEYISNEVLPYLEFLGIDVFKLGAKKINKFELSTPKNKLIKANLPLGGFGISRFRLDYELSKKAIQNQATISQDTVEDIQFSNDSFSVTTKQATYNSKIVIGAYGKRANLDVKLNRDFIKNKSPFLAVKTHLKGDFPDDLVALHNFEGGYCGLSKVENDSINVCYITDFEAFKKYKDINEFQQKVVFKNKSLKTIFEHSKPVFDAPLTISQISFETKNPIENHMLMCGDTAGMIHPLCGNGMSMAIRSAQMASLLIIKFFNGEIKERQALEKQYLREWNKEFKSRLRTGHIVADLFSRNELAEVLIRIIKSFPSLMPHIIKRTYGKTMQVK, from the coding sequence TTGAATACAAATCCATCAAGTTTTGACGTTATAATTATTGGTGGTGGATTGGCTGGTTTATCCAGTGCAATTCACTTATCAAAAAGTAAGTTGCGCGTTTTGGTTATCGAAAAGAATGAGTATCCAAAACATAAAGTTTGTGGCGAATATATCTCTAACGAAGTATTACCTTATCTTGAATTTTTAGGAATTGATGTTTTTAAATTAGGTGCAAAAAAAATTAATAAATTTGAACTTTCGACACCAAAAAATAAGTTAATAAAAGCCAATTTACCTCTAGGTGGATTTGGGATTAGTCGTTTTCGTCTAGACTACGAATTATCTAAAAAAGCGATACAAAATCAAGCCACAATTAGTCAAGATACTGTTGAAGATATTCAGTTTTCAAACGACAGTTTTTCAGTTACAACAAAACAAGCAACTTACAACTCTAAAATAGTGATTGGTGCGTATGGTAAACGTGCAAATTTAGATGTAAAACTCAATAGAGATTTTATTAAAAATAAGTCGCCTTTTCTAGCTGTAAAAACACATTTAAAAGGTGATTTTCCAGACGATTTAGTCGCACTTCATAATTTTGAAGGTGGTTATTGCGGACTCTCAAAAGTTGAAAATGATAGTATAAACGTCTGTTATATTACAGACTTTGAAGCCTTTAAAAAGTATAAAGATATCAATGAGTTTCAGCAGAAAGTCGTCTTTAAAAATAAATCTTTAAAAACAATTTTTGAACACTCAAAACCAGTATTTGATGCGCCTTTAACTATTAGTCAAATTTCTTTTGAAACTAAAAACCCAATCGAAAATCACATGTTAATGTGTGGTGATACAGCAGGAATGATTCATCCTTTATGTGGTAACGGAATGAGTATGGCAATTAGAAGCGCACAAATGGCATCGTTACTTATTATTAAGTTTTTTAATGGCGAAATAAAAGAGAGACAAGCACTAGAAAAGCAGTATCTTAGGGAATGGAATAAGGAGTTTAAATCCCGTTTAAGAACAGGACACATTGTTGCTGATTTATTTAGTAGAAATGAATTAGCAGAAGTTTTAATTAGAATTATTAAGTCGTTTCCAAGTTTGATGCCACACATTATAAAACGTACGTACGGAAAAACAATGCAAGTTAAATGA
- a CDS encoding nucleotidyltransferase domain-containing protein, producing MTIEDLKKSGSIIFESISGSKAYGLDTATSDTDIRGVFILPKEQFYSLNYIGQINNETNDIAYYELNKFVELLSKNNPNIMELLNVPEECILYKHPAFDHIKKEDFLSKLCKNTFANYAFTQIKKARGLNKKIVNPVEKERKSVEDFCYVRDHKQSILLKDFINKNNFNLKSCGLVKLSHMKDCYNLFYNENMNYNGIARENANEVCLSSVPKSETPIAVLYFNVDGYSTYCKKYKEYWDWVEKRNEERYKSNISHSKNYDAKNMMHTFRLLHMAKEIGLNNEINVRRTDRDYLLSIKNAEFEYDDLVSKAEIMKEELNTIYDKSLLIDRPDLDMINNLVYNIRNNFYNIK from the coding sequence ATGACAATTGAAGATCTAAAAAAATCAGGTTCAATAATTTTTGAAAGTATTAGTGGCAGTAAAGCTTATGGCTTAGACACTGCCACTTCAGATACTGATATTAGAGGTGTATTTATATTGCCTAAAGAGCAGTTTTACTCTTTAAATTATATTGGTCAAATTAATAACGAAACTAATGATATCGCTTATTACGAATTAAATAAGTTTGTAGAATTACTCTCTAAAAACAATCCAAATATAATGGAGTTATTAAATGTGCCTGAGGAATGTATTCTTTATAAGCATCCAGCATTTGACCATATTAAAAAGGAAGATTTCCTATCAAAATTATGTAAAAATACATTTGCAAATTATGCGTTTACACAAATTAAAAAAGCAAGAGGTTTAAACAAAAAAATTGTAAATCCAGTTGAAAAAGAAAGAAAGTCTGTTGAGGATTTTTGTTATGTCAGAGATCATAAGCAATCTATTTTACTTAAAGATTTTATTAATAAAAACAATTTTAATTTAAAATCTTGTGGTTTAGTGAAGCTATCTCACATGAAAGATTGTTACAACCTATTTTACAACGAAAACATGAATTACAATGGAATTGCCAGAGAAAACGCAAACGAAGTTTGCTTAAGTTCTGTACCAAAATCAGAAACACCAATAGCGGTTTTATATTTTAACGTAGATGGCTATTCAACCTATTGTAAAAAATATAAAGAATATTGGGATTGGGTTGAGAAAAGAAATGAAGAACGTTACAAAAGTAACATCTCACATAGTAAAAATTATGACGCCAAAAACATGATGCATACATTTAGGTTGCTCCATATGGCAAAAGAAATTGGTCTAAATAATGAAATAAATGTTCGTAGAACAGACAGAGATTATCTGTTATCAATTAAGAATGCTGAGTTTGAATATGATGATTTAGTGTCTAAAGCAGAAATAATGAAAGAAGAACTAAATACTATTTATGATAAATCTCTATTAATCGATAGACCTGATTTAGATATGATAAACAATCTGGTTTATAACATAAGAAATAATTTTTATAATATTAAATAA
- a CDS encoding DUF434 domain-containing protein encodes MPNQRNRGKNSNDDTLFGSETIQQKLIEAIVDMHYLLTRGYAEKSSLQLVGNKHRLTVRQQQAVRGMSASQQQIERRQYHEISFDNLDTQTIIIDGFNLLIILESALSGAYVFKGLDNCYRDLSGVHGTYKRVQQTENALLLVGNLLKNHDVIWIFDKPVSNSGKLKTMLREIAEEHHFNWEVILENNPDKVLAESEHIVVSSDAWVLDRADRWLNLGAYIIEQHISEATIIHSK; translated from the coding sequence ATGCCCAACCAAAGAAACAGAGGAAAAAACAGTAACGACGACACGCTTTTTGGTTCAGAGACTATTCAGCAGAAACTAATAGAAGCCATAGTTGATATGCACTATTTGCTCACTCGTGGTTATGCCGAAAAATCGTCTTTACAACTCGTTGGGAATAAGCATCGTCTCACCGTAAGACAGCAACAAGCAGTTAGAGGCATGAGTGCGTCACAACAACAAATTGAACGACGACAATATCATGAAATTTCTTTTGATAATTTAGATACTCAAACCATAATCATTGATGGATTTAACCTTCTTATTATTTTAGAAAGTGCTTTGTCTGGAGCTTATGTTTTTAAAGGTTTGGATAATTGTTATAGAGATTTATCTGGAGTTCATGGCACATATAAACGTGTGCAACAAACAGAAAATGCTTTATTATTGGTTGGTAATCTTCTTAAAAATCATGATGTGATTTGGATATTTGACAAACCGGTTTCTAATAGTGGTAAACTTAAAACCATGCTCAGAGAAATTGCAGAAGAACATCATTTTAACTGGGAGGTTATCTTAGAAAATAATCCTGATAAGGTTTTAGCAGAAAGCGAACACATAGTCGTTAGCTCTGATGCTTGGGTTTTAGATCGAGCTGACCGATGGTTAAATCTTGGAGCGTATATTATTGAGCAGCACATTTCCGAAGCTACAATAATTCATAGTAAATAA
- a CDS encoding SDR family oxidoreductase, translating to MNKDFQHKNYWALILGGSSGLGLATAKKLAKHGMNICIIHRNSRAQEEEITSEFNIIRAKGVQFKSYNMDAFKAEKREQIISELKDVLGAEGIIRTLVHSVAKGNLKPMISEEKPTLKNDDFNLTINAMAISLYDWTKAIFESKLFAEDARIISFTSEGNTKAWQNYAAVSAAKVTLEAITRNIALEFAPFGIRANCIQAGVTDTASLRMIPGSNQIKAHSLKRNPFKRLTLPDDVANAVYLLSKDEASWVNGCVIPVDGGEHIS from the coding sequence ATGAATAAAGACTTTCAACATAAAAATTATTGGGCACTCATTTTGGGAGGCTCCAGCGGATTGGGTTTGGCTACAGCAAAAAAACTAGCCAAACATGGTATGAATATTTGTATCATTCATAGAAATTCTAGAGCTCAGGAGGAAGAAATAACTTCAGAATTTAATATAATTAGAGCAAAAGGTGTTCAGTTTAAATCTTATAATATGGATGCCTTTAAAGCTGAAAAGAGAGAGCAAATTATTTCAGAATTAAAAGATGTATTAGGTGCTGAAGGAATAATAAGAACACTCGTGCATAGTGTAGCCAAAGGGAATTTAAAACCCATGATTTCCGAAGAAAAACCAACCTTAAAAAACGACGATTTCAATTTAACAATTAACGCTATGGCGATTAGTCTATACGATTGGACAAAAGCTATTTTTGAATCGAAATTATTCGCGGAAGACGCAAGAATTATAAGTTTTACAAGTGAAGGAAACACCAAAGCGTGGCAAAATTACGCAGCAGTATCTGCAGCAAAAGTCACTTTAGAAGCCATAACAAGAAATATTGCTTTAGAGTTTGCGCCTTTCGGTATTAGAGCTAATTGCATACAAGCTGGCGTTACAGATACAGCATCTTTACGCATGATTCCGGGAAGTAATCAAATAAAAGCACATAGTTTAAAACGAAATCCTTTTAAGCGTTTAACATTACCAGACGATGTTGCAAATGCAGTTTATTTATTATCTAAAGACGAAGCAAGCTGGGTTAATGGTTGTGTAATTCCTGTAGATGGAGGAGAGCATATATCCTAA
- a CDS encoding 4'-phosphopantetheinyl transferase superfamily protein: MIGNDIVDLKQAAKDSNWQRPRFFDKVFTEKEQEYISTSSNQHQMVWLLWSMKEAAYKVNVQQLGKRFFNPKRMECELISLKKGIVSIDNEIYFTTSKITEEYVYTVAKLDENIEVNSSIFRTENTSYKITSDTLKQSLLKSISETKGLAIQTLQIKKTEVGVPQIFNNSKQLLIALSLTHYGRFSGFAY; the protein is encoded by the coding sequence ATGATAGGCAATGATATTGTCGATTTAAAACAAGCTGCCAAAGACTCTAATTGGCAAAGACCACGTTTTTTTGATAAAGTATTCACGGAAAAAGAACAAGAATACATTAGTACCTCAAGTAACCAACACCAAATGGTTTGGTTACTTTGGAGTATGAAAGAAGCTGCTTATAAAGTCAATGTGCAACAATTAGGGAAACGCTTTTTTAATCCAAAACGAATGGAGTGTGAACTTATTTCTTTAAAAAAAGGAATCGTTTCGATTGATAATGAAATCTATTTTACAACTTCTAAGATTACTGAGGAATATGTTTATACGGTTGCAAAATTGGATGAGAATATAGAAGTAAATAGTTCGATTTTTAGAACCGAAAACACCTCGTATAAAATTACAAGTGATACGCTAAAACAATCTTTATTAAAATCGATTTCTGAAACTAAAGGATTAGCAATTCAAACTTTACAGATTAAAAAGACTGAAGTTGGAGTTCCGCAGATTTTTAATAATTCTAAGCAACTACTAATCGCCTTGTCTTTAACACATTACGGACGATTTTCTGGGTTTGCTTATTAA
- a CDS encoding FAD-dependent oxidoreductase: MHLSYWEIKSWLTSIDYTIVGSGIVGLNCALQLKKRFPNANILILEKGILPQGASTKNAGFACFGSLSEILSDLKSHTEQEVLNLVQQRINGLQLLRDTLGDKTIDYQQLGGYELFAENDNLFENCIEKRSEINALLKPIFNAEVFSLKENMFGFQNIKNQYSFNQFEGQIDTGKMMEALLQKALSKGIKILNNVSVDTISENTNSVKVKTNQFEFSTSKVLIATNGFASTLNIKKVKPARAQVLITKPIRNLHIKGTFHLEEGYYYFRNIDNRILFGGGRNLDFKAEETTDLSQTALIQNKLEEILKTTILPNTPFKVDHRWSGIMGVGNQKKPIVKQLSNNVFCGVRLGGMGVAIGSLIGQELADLL; this comes from the coding sequence ATGCATTTAAGTTATTGGGAAATAAAATCATGGTTGACCAGCATAGATTATACTATTGTAGGTAGTGGAATTGTTGGGCTTAATTGCGCTTTACAATTAAAAAAACGTTTCCCAAATGCAAATATTTTAATCCTTGAAAAAGGCATTTTACCTCAAGGTGCAAGCACAAAAAATGCTGGGTTTGCCTGTTTTGGTAGTTTAAGCGAAATACTTAGTGATCTTAAATCTCATACGGAACAAGAGGTTTTAAATCTAGTGCAACAACGCATAAATGGACTTCAATTATTAAGGGACACTCTAGGCGACAAAACTATAGATTACCAACAATTAGGTGGTTATGAGTTGTTTGCTGAAAATGATAATTTATTTGAAAACTGTATTGAAAAACGAAGCGAAATCAACGCATTATTAAAGCCTATTTTCAACGCTGAGGTTTTTAGCCTAAAAGAGAATATGTTTGGTTTTCAGAACATAAAAAACCAGTACAGTTTTAATCAGTTTGAAGGACAAATAGATACAGGAAAGATGATGGAGGCTTTATTGCAAAAAGCGCTTTCAAAAGGTATTAAAATACTAAATAACGTTTCGGTCGACACAATTTCTGAAAACACAAATTCGGTTAAAGTTAAAACCAATCAGTTCGAGTTTTCGACTTCAAAAGTACTAATTGCTACAAATGGCTTTGCTTCGACTTTAAATATTAAAAAGGTTAAGCCAGCTAGAGCACAAGTCTTGATTACAAAACCAATAAGAAATTTACATATAAAAGGTACATTTCATTTGGAGGAAGGCTATTATTATTTTAGAAATATAGACAACAGAATTCTGTTTGGAGGAGGTCGCAACCTTGATTTTAAAGCTGAAGAAACTACAGACTTGTCGCAAACTGCTTTAATTCAAAATAAATTAGAGGAGATTTTAAAGACTACAATTTTACCAAATACACCTTTTAAAGTTGACCACAGATGGAGTGGAATAATGGGTGTTGGTAACCAGAAAAAACCAATAGTAAAACAACTAAGCAATAACGTATTTTGTGGTGTAAGATTAGGCGGAATGGGAGTTGCAATAGGTAGTTTAATTGGTCAAGAATTAGCAGATTTGTTGTAA
- a CDS encoding phosphopantetheine-binding protein, with protein sequence MTKDQLIAKLKTIVQPYIQDEDAFNNLSEETDFINDLKINSANLVDVILDVEDEFDIRIENDDMEKMTSVKAAMNIVNEKLAAK encoded by the coding sequence ATGACAAAAGATCAATTAATTGCTAAACTCAAAACCATCGTACAGCCTTATATTCAAGATGAGGATGCCTTTAATAATCTATCTGAAGAGACCGATTTTATAAACGATTTAAAAATAAATTCTGCGAATCTAGTCGATGTGATTTTAGATGTGGAAGACGAATTTGATATTAGAATAGAAAACGATGATATGGAAAAAATGACGTCTGTAAAAGCAGCAATGAATATTGTAAATGAAAAATTAGCTGCAAAATGA
- a CDS encoding methyltransferase domain-containing protein has protein sequence MSLLVSTKYRSEEEEIMDDLDYNGLILHDALDKLAKINQWLGGNSVTINGLKKALKNHTKSEPITIIDLGCGGGDILREVSTFGKKNNYKFNLIGIDANPHTVNYAIQLSQNYDNIEFKAIDIFSEAFDALEYDLILTTLFLHHFKENELVTFLKPVLEKAKLGIVVNDLHRHKLAYYLFKLLCTTIKNKTIVEDGLTSVLRGFKREELKDISEKINANYQIQWKWAFRFQWILKKIKSN, from the coding sequence ATGAGTCTTTTAGTTAGTACAAAATATAGAAGCGAAGAAGAAGAAATCATGGATGATTTGGATTATAATGGTCTAATACTTCATGATGCTTTAGATAAATTAGCAAAGATAAATCAATGGTTAGGCGGAAATAGTGTGACTATAAATGGCTTAAAAAAAGCACTTAAAAATCATACTAAATCAGAACCAATTACCATTATAGATTTAGGTTGTGGAGGAGGTGATATTTTAAGAGAAGTATCAACTTTTGGAAAGAAAAACAACTATAAATTTAATTTGATTGGGATTGATGCAAATCCGCATACGGTTAATTATGCAATACAATTATCGCAAAATTACGATAATATAGAATTTAAAGCTATTGATATTTTTTCAGAAGCATTTGATGCGTTAGAATATGATTTAATCTTAACCACTTTATTTCTTCATCATTTCAAGGAAAATGAATTGGTCACCTTTTTAAAACCTGTTTTAGAAAAAGCTAAATTAGGAATCGTTGTCAATGATTTACACAGACATAAATTAGCGTATTATCTGTTTAAATTATTGTGTACTACAATCAAGAATAAAACAATAGTAGAAGATGGATTAACTTCAGTTTTAAGAGGTTTTAAAAGGGAAGAATTAAAAGATATTTCAGAAAAAATAAATGCAAATTATCAAATCCAATGGAAGTGGGCTTTTCGTTTTCAGTGGATATTAAAAAAAATAAAAAGTAATTAG
- a CDS encoding hydroxymyristoyl-ACP dehydratase, which translates to MTSDQIISLLPYQHPFLFVDELTSISKETITGHYTFKKDAYFYEGHFKDNPITPGVILTECMAQIGVVCLGIYMLKDEISKENKPQIALTSSQVDFFLPVFPGEKVTVVSEKEVFRFNKLKCKVKLFNKKNELVCRGQISGMIKA; encoded by the coding sequence ATGACTTCAGATCAAATCATATCATTATTACCATATCAACATCCATTTCTATTCGTGGACGAGTTAACTAGTATCTCAAAAGAAACTATAACAGGACATTACACCTTCAAAAAAGACGCCTATTTTTATGAAGGACATTTTAAAGATAACCCAATCACACCAGGTGTTATTTTAACCGAATGTATGGCACAAATTGGAGTTGTATGCTTGGGAATTTATATGTTGAAAGATGAAATATCAAAAGAAAATAAACCACAAATAGCATTAACTTCAAGTCAAGTCGATTTCTTTTTACCAGTGTTTCCAGGCGAAAAAGTGACTGTAGTTTCAGAAAAAGAAGTGTTTAGATTTAATAAATTAAAATGTAAAGTGAAGTTGTTTAATAAGAAAAATGAATTGGTGTGTAGAGGACAAATTTCTGGAATGATAAAAGCATGA